In the genome of Paramisgurnus dabryanus chromosome 18, PD_genome_1.1, whole genome shotgun sequence, one region contains:
- the LOC135721432 gene encoding E3 ubiquitin-protein ligase TRIM39-like, with product MASKCFSEEDLSCPVCCDIFINPVVLSCSHSICKDCIQRFWESKGSKDCPVCRRRSSRDEPPINLALKNLCETFLKERSQRSSSVCHLHDEKLKLFCHDDQQPVCLVCRDSRTHNNHKFCPVDEAVIDNKEKLKTELKSLQEKLRIFEKNKQNLDKTAEHIKIQAERTEKQIHEEFEKLHQLLHDEESVRITALREEEEQKSQMMKEKIEKMSSEISSLSHTIRVIEKQMTAEDVSFLQDFKSTMERVQCRTSDPEDISGMMINVAKHLSNLKFNVIHKMKEKVEYIPVTLDPNTAHRKLFLSDDLTSVRFSEDAALLPDNSERFDLYGCVLGSESFNSGIHCWDVQVGDNTDWCVGVMTESAERKNKIFSRSGVWYVRYMSGEYFAFITPETFLHLPLKVKLERIRVELDYERGKLSFSDPLTNTHIHTFTHTFTERVYPWFYVGFDISPLVILPVKSSENSESGI from the exons TTGTCCTGTGTGCTGTGATATTTTTATTAATCCTGTTGTGTTGTCTTGTAGTCACAGTATCTGTAAAGACTGTATTCAGAGATTCTGGGAAAGTAAAGGATCTAAAGATTGTCCAGTTTGCAGAAGAAGATCTTCAAGGGATGAACCTCCAATAAATTTAGCTTTGAAGAACTTGTGTGAGACTTTCTTAAAGGAGAGAAGTCAGAGATCTTCATCAGTTTGTCATCTTCACGATGAGAAACTCAAACTCTTCTGTCATGATGATCAACAGCCGGTGTGTTTGGTGTGTCGAGACTCCAGAACTCACAACAACCACAAATTCTGTCCTGTCGATGAAGCTGTCATTGATAATAAG GAGAAACTCAAAACTGAATTAAAATCCTTACAGGAGAAACTGAGAATATTTGAGAAGAATAAACAGAATTTGGATAAAACTGCAGAACATATAAAG ATTCAGGCTGAACGCACAGAGAAGCAGATTCATGAAGAGTTTGAGAAACTTCACCAACTTCTACATGATGAAGAATCAGTCAGAATAACAGCACTGAGAGAGGAAGAGGAGCAGAAGAGTCAGATGATGAAGGAGAAGATTGAGAAGATGAGCAGTGAGATTTCATCTCTTTCACACACAATCAGAGTCATAGAGAAGCAGATGACAGCTGAAGATGTTTCATTCCTACAG GACTTTAAGAGCACAATGGAGAG AGTTCAGTGTAGAACGTCAGATCCAGAGGACATCTCAGGAATGATGATCAATGTAGCAAAACATCTCAGCAACCTGAAGTTTAATGTCATACACAAGATGAAGGAGAAAGTTGAATACA TTCCAGTGACTTTGGACCCAAACACTGCTCACCGTAAACTCTTTCTGTCTGATGATCTGACCAGTGTGAGATTCAGTGAAGATGCAGCGCTGCTTCCTGATAATTCAGAGAGATTTGATCTGTATGGATGTGTTTTGGGTTCAGAGAGCTTTAACTCAGGGATTCACTGCTGGGATGTTCAGGTTGGAGACAACACAGACTGGTGTGTTGGTGTGATGACAGAAtctgcagagagaaagaatAAAATATTCTCCAGGAGTGGAGTCTGGTATGTGAGGTATATGTCTGGTGAATACTTTGCATTCATTACACCAGAAACATTTCTTCATCTTCCACTGAAAGTGAAACTGGAGAGAATCAGAGTTGAGTTGGATTATGAGAGAGGAAAACTGTCATTCTCTGATCCTCTcactaacacacacatacacactttcacacacacatttactgAAAGAGTTTATCCATGGTTCTATGTTGGCTTTGATATTTCTCCTCTGGTGATCTTACCGGTAAAATCCTCTGAAAACTCTGAATCAGGAATTTAA